Genomic DNA from Ruminococcus sp. OA3:
ATATCAATGCTGCTGTCACTGGCAGTTCTGCTGTTCGGAGACGAATACAACGGCTCTAAACGGTGGCTGTCACTGGGACCTCTTTCTTTTCAGCCGTCTGAGTTTGCGAAAGTGGCGGTGATTTTGTTTCTGGCGTACCACATCAGCAAGTATAAAGGTAAGATGACCAGTATCTGGTTTATGGCGAGTGTCATGCTGGCTGTCCTTCCGATCGTAGGGCTGGTCGGGACCAACAACCTGAGTACAGCGATCATCATTCTGGGAATCGGTGTCATTCTCATCTTTGTATCGAATCCAAAGTATATGCAGTTTATCGGTATCGGAGGGGCCGGAATCGCATTTATCACCGTGTTTTTAAGTCTGGAGAGTTATCGGCTTGAGCGGCTGGCCGTCTGGAGGGACCCGGAGAGCTATGATAAGGGGTTTCAGACGATCCAGGGGCTGTATGCGATCGGAAGCGGGGGAATCTTCGGTAAGGGGCTGGGAAGCAGTCTGCAGAAACTGGGTTTTGTGCCGGAGGCTCAGAATGATATGATCTTCTCTATTATCTGTGAGGAGAC
This window encodes:
- a CDS encoding putative peptidoglycan glycosyltransferase FtsW is translated as MEGNKKKKLDATLLVLVILLVLTGLVLLYSTSTYNGRVKFHDPAYYFKKQLFATALGFLVLYVVAGIDYHIVARFATPLYIISMLLSLAVLLFGDEYNGSKRWLSLGPLSFQPSEFAKVAVILFLAYHISKYKGKMTSIWFMASVMLAVLPIVGLVGTNNLSTAIIILGIGVILIFVSNPKYMQFIGIGGAGIAFITVFLSLESYRLERLAVWRDPESYDKGFQTIQGLYAIGSGGIFGKGLGSSLQKLGFVPEAQNDMIFSIICEETGLIGAILLMLIFSFLIWRLMVIATHAPDLLGSLIASGIMGHMAIQVILNIAVVTNTIPNTGITLPFVSYGGTSVLFLLGEMGLALAVSRYEKQEFL